One genomic segment of Lewinellaceae bacterium includes these proteins:
- a CDS encoding tetratricopeptide repeat protein: MRRKYGLITFLITGWWYGVQAQSDPGQAAMDRQDFRAALTYYQSLADTQTTTLYRMAYCQNKLGQWKAAKENYEKVVRQDTAMTAALLQLGGLYEQEWNYPKAFLQYRRLIRLDPENPTYYKLCGQVAEKAGIILDAFHYYAQARALNPDDIDVLLSLGNLFSNNEQVQEADSLFYLAYQLDSMNLQVLLQRAKSKYALRDYPLVVQLLERTRGRLDLNPYYQKMFGYAYLQIDSVDKAIHILENLLEKDDTEYTHYYLGMAYTVKEDPDKAIFHLEQAVQKSISPNIGLYYAQLGLLCKQENKWKEAIQNYEEAYTYSGVAKYLFFKAQVSDLYYKDKTIALKLYQKYLATSDVNVEYTTYANERIRYLKEFIHQSKSNQ, encoded by the coding sequence ATGAGGAGAAAGTATGGATTGATCACCTTTTTGATAACTGGCTGGTGGTATGGTGTCCAGGCCCAGTCAGACCCGGGTCAGGCGGCCATGGATCGGCAGGACTTCCGGGCAGCGCTGACCTATTATCAGTCTCTGGCGGATACCCAAACCACCACCCTTTACCGCATGGCCTATTGCCAAAATAAATTGGGCCAGTGGAAAGCCGCCAAGGAGAATTATGAAAAGGTGGTCCGACAGGATACGGCCATGACTGCCGCCCTGTTGCAATTGGGAGGTTTGTACGAGCAGGAATGGAATTATCCCAAAGCATTTCTTCAATACCGCCGCCTGATCAGACTGGATCCGGAAAATCCTACCTACTATAAACTGTGTGGGCAGGTCGCTGAGAAAGCAGGCATCATCCTTGATGCTTTTCATTATTATGCACAGGCCCGCGCACTCAATCCCGATGATATTGATGTACTCCTGAGCCTGGGTAATTTATTTTCCAATAACGAACAGGTGCAGGAAGCGGACAGCCTTTTTTATCTGGCCTACCAGCTCGATTCGATGAATTTGCAGGTCCTGTTGCAACGCGCCAAATCCAAATATGCTTTGCGGGACTATCCCCTGGTGGTACAACTTCTGGAAAGAACGCGGGGACGGCTGGACCTGAACCCTTATTATCAGAAGATGTTTGGCTATGCCTATCTGCAGATTGATTCGGTAGACAAAGCCATCCATATCCTGGAAAACCTGCTGGAGAAAGACGACACGGAATACACCCATTATTACCTGGGTATGGCCTATACGGTCAAGGAGGATCCGGACAAAGCCATTTTCCACCTGGAGCAGGCCGTTCAGAAATCCATTTCACCCAACATTGGCCTTTATTATGCCCAGCTGGGTTTGCTTTGCAAGCAGGAAAACAAATGGAAGGAAGCCATTCAAAATTACGAAGAGGCTTATACCTACTCGGGGGTAGCCAAGTATCTGTTTTTTAAAGCGCAGGTGAGCGATTTGTATTACAAGGATAAAACCATTGCATTGAAGCTGTATCAGAAATACCTGGCCACCTCCGATGTAAATGTAGAATACACGACCTATGCCAATGAGCGTATCCGCTACCTAAAAGAATTTATCCATCAATCTAAATCCAATCAATAA
- a CDS encoding BlaI/MecI/CopY family transcriptional regulator, with protein MKKLTPAEEEVMQWIWTLERCTVSDILDHLGEPRPPHSTISSIVRILEKKGFVDHKAYGRTHEYFPSVARDDYRRKSLQQLVSDYFDGSVHRLVSYLVKEEQVDWEELQQLLDGLEGPESQD; from the coding sequence ATGAAAAAACTGACTCCGGCTGAAGAAGAAGTTATGCAGTGGATCTGGACCCTGGAGCGCTGCACGGTGAGCGATATTCTGGATCATCTCGGGGAACCGAGGCCACCCCATAGCACCATTTCATCCATCGTGCGCATCTTGGAAAAGAAGGGTTTTGTGGATCATAAAGCCTATGGACGCACGCATGAATATTTTCCCAGTGTTGCACGGGATGATTACCGCCGGAAATCATTGCAACAATTGGTCAGCGACTACTTTGACGGTTCGGTGCACCGGTTGGTTTCTTATCTGGTGAAGGAGGAACAGGTGGACTGGGAAGAATTACAACAATTACTGGATGGTCTGGAAGGGCCGGAATCACAAGATTAA
- a CDS encoding TonB family protein, which yields MLAFILEVSLYWSVFYLVYFFFLRKETFFRFNRYYLLATLATGLLLPLSSWSWTSQDPVFVAGMELLGPVTQVPAYFKVIPADQNPAWHWQDILLLIYWSGVAVFASRLVYGLAQILQMYRKGDKTKYRDYTLIEMSKTHLPFSFFHWVFWPREAEHLRIESDFILKHELSHVRDRHSWDVLILEVMQVLLWCSPLIYLYRRSIRTLHEYLADRSVLQTTHVKIYGHTLLRQSTSGLQVALANHFINSQLKNRITMMIRKPSGWAARFKLLYVVPALLLTVLLVAAKSGPQIKDTGLQAGLLLAQDSVAPLYLIHYRSGEEIRTRSIDNNKIDPQSIEKINVLKGEQATNKFGADGANGVVEIYLKTTYLNTDYKEPRSPRPTEEEVFKVVELNPMFPGCTEGSSEDRENCAKQKLLQYIYENIRYPQAARDAGIQGMVVVQFVVEKDGSLSDIEVIRDMGGGTGEEGKRVVQKMNEDGLRWEAGKQRGAPVRVEYKLPIRFMLTDQTEAFPQVEEIYKGSKLDRPPLLSNCNESGEQAANCTKARLMEKIYQTITYPKAARAAEWSGVVNVTYYVGVDGKAHFENLDGDQVPASIQEDVKKVVEDVGPWQPGLLEGKPLNVRQSFTIEYKLENSKEKDQTLPSSSKPNADFVVVGYAQKGDPKELPQSNIAIKAKDKGQDYLMVVYKGEKVVGKYEHQTADQLPYTPDLIESVNVLKGDQAQSKYNKESVIEIFLKDHAVVQQQTKDRAREIFKVVEENPRFPGCEEMTSVEERDQCSKETLMNYVFEHVKYPEAARKSGIEGMAVIRFVIEKDGSMTDLEIVRDLDGGCGEAALAVFQGMQKDGIRWIPGKQRGKDVAVIYNMPVRFKLSSEAKTEPAVNSLDLMDFKAYPNPTNDQVEIGFTAPARPVDVVLYNLDLKVIWSRTIPAFNGRFNESISLKDKAAPGVLILTVTQDGQTFSKQIVLQ from the coding sequence ATGCTCGCATTTATACTCGAAGTGTCCCTCTACTGGTCGGTATTTTACCTGGTGTATTTCTTCTTTTTGAGAAAGGAGACCTTTTTCCGGTTTAACCGGTATTACCTGTTGGCGACTTTGGCGACCGGCCTCCTGCTGCCCTTATCCTCCTGGTCCTGGACCAGTCAGGACCCGGTGTTCGTGGCAGGGATGGAACTTTTGGGACCAGTAACCCAGGTACCGGCCTATTTTAAGGTTATACCTGCGGATCAAAATCCGGCCTGGCATTGGCAGGACATCCTGTTGCTTATTTATTGGAGTGGCGTGGCCGTATTTGCCAGCCGGCTGGTCTATGGATTAGCACAGATCCTGCAGATGTACCGGAAGGGAGACAAAACAAAATACCGGGATTATACCCTGATTGAGATGTCAAAAACCCATCTGCCATTCTCGTTCTTTCACTGGGTGTTTTGGCCCCGGGAGGCTGAACATCTGCGCATTGAAAGTGATTTTATTCTCAAGCACGAACTTTCCCACGTTCGTGACCGGCATAGCTGGGATGTTCTGATCCTGGAAGTGATGCAGGTGCTGCTGTGGTGCAGTCCGTTGATCTACCTTTACCGTCGCAGTATTCGCACGTTGCATGAATACCTGGCTGACCGCTCGGTATTGCAGACGACCCACGTAAAAATTTATGGCCATACCTTGCTGAGGCAGTCTACGTCCGGACTTCAGGTTGCCCTGGCGAATCATTTCATTAATTCACAATTAAAAAATCGTATAACCATGATGATACGCAAACCTTCCGGCTGGGCGGCCCGGTTTAAGCTGCTGTATGTCGTTCCGGCTTTGCTGCTTACCGTACTGCTGGTAGCGGCGAAATCCGGACCCCAAATCAAGGACACCGGGTTGCAGGCCGGCCTGTTGCTGGCCCAGGATTCGGTGGCTCCATTGTATTTGATCCATTACCGTTCCGGAGAGGAAATCCGTACCCGGTCCATCGATAACAATAAGATTGACCCGCAGTCCATCGAAAAGATCAATGTGCTTAAGGGAGAACAGGCAACCAACAAATTTGGTGCTGATGGCGCCAATGGAGTCGTTGAGATCTACCTGAAGACGACCTACCTGAACACAGATTACAAGGAACCGAGGTCACCTAGACCTACCGAAGAAGAAGTTTTTAAAGTGGTCGAACTAAATCCCATGTTTCCTGGGTGTACCGAAGGCAGTTCCGAAGACCGTGAGAATTGCGCCAAGCAAAAACTGCTGCAGTACATCTATGAGAACATCCGCTATCCTCAGGCCGCCCGTGATGCAGGTATCCAGGGGATGGTTGTCGTTCAGTTTGTCGTAGAAAAAGATGGAAGCCTGTCAGACATTGAAGTCATCCGGGACATGGGCGGTGGTACCGGCGAAGAAGGAAAGCGGGTTGTACAAAAGATGAATGAAGATGGATTGCGCTGGGAAGCAGGCAAACAACGCGGAGCCCCGGTACGGGTGGAATACAAACTCCCTATTCGGTTTATGCTGACGGACCAGACCGAAGCCTTTCCTCAGGTGGAGGAAATCTATAAAGGCAGCAAACTGGACCGTCCTCCATTACTGAGTAATTGTAACGAATCCGGCGAGCAGGCTGCCAATTGTACCAAAGCCCGTCTGATGGAGAAAATCTATCAGACCATTACCTACCCAAAAGCAGCGCGGGCTGCTGAATGGAGTGGGGTGGTGAATGTTACTTATTATGTCGGGGTGGATGGAAAAGCCCATTTTGAAAACCTGGATGGAGATCAGGTCCCGGCCTCCATACAGGAAGATGTGAAGAAAGTCGTGGAGGACGTAGGTCCCTGGCAGCCAGGTCTGCTGGAAGGCAAGCCCCTCAATGTCAGGCAGTCTTTCACCATTGAATACAAGTTGGAAAATAGTAAGGAGAAAGATCAGACCTTACCTTCATCATCTAAACCGAATGCGGATTTTGTCGTGGTGGGTTATGCACAGAAAGGTGATCCGAAAGAACTACCTCAGTCCAATATTGCCATTAAAGCGAAGGACAAAGGTCAGGATTACCTGATGGTTGTTTATAAAGGCGAGAAAGTTGTAGGAAAATATGAACATCAAACGGCGGATCAGCTGCCCTATACACCCGACCTGATTGAGAGCGTCAATGTGCTCAAAGGCGACCAAGCACAATCGAAATACAATAAAGAATCCGTGATTGAAATCTTCCTGAAAGACCATGCTGTGGTTCAGCAACAAACCAAGGATCGTGCCCGTGAGATCTTCAAAGTGGTTGAAGAAAATCCGCGTTTTCCGGGATGCGAGGAGATGACCAGCGTAGAAGAGCGGGACCAATGTTCCAAAGAAACGCTGATGAATTACGTATTTGAGCATGTAAAATACCCGGAAGCTGCCCGCAAAAGCGGCATCGAGGGGATGGCCGTGATCCGGTTTGTGATCGAAAAAGACGGTTCGATGACCGACCTGGAGATCGTGCGTGATCTGGACGGGGGTTGCGGCGAAGCAGCGTTGGCAGTATTTCAAGGCATGCAAAAAGATGGAATCCGGTGGATTCCCGGCAAGCAGCGAGGGAAGGATGTGGCGGTGATCTACAATATGCCGGTCCGGTTCAAGTTGTCCAGTGAGGCTAAAACGGAACCCGCAGTCAACAGCCTGGATTTAATGGATTTTAAAGCCTATCCGAACCCGACCAATGACCAGGTGGAGATCGGCTTCACGGCACCGGCCAGGCCGGTAGATGTGGTCCTGTATAACCTGGATCTGAAGGTCATCTGGTCCAGGACCATCCCTGCCTTTAATGGCCGCTTCAACGAATCCATCAGCCTGAAGGACAAGGCTGCACCTGGGGTCCTTATCCTGACGGTCACCCAGGATGGGCAAACCTTCAGCAAGCAGATTGTTCTGCAATGA
- a CDS encoding DoxX family protein codes for MTASKKYTILFWATTVIIFIMEGLIPAFTSQTELAKEGIRHLGYPLYFGNALVVFKVLGALVLIIPFIPKRIKEWAYAGFFFDFIFASISHFAVDGMDFQSVFPLFFLAFLMVSYFSYHRLNSVQ; via the coding sequence ATGACTGCATCAAAAAAATACACCATCCTCTTTTGGGCAACGACGGTGATCATTTTTATCATGGAGGGTTTGATCCCTGCATTCACCTCACAAACGGAACTGGCCAAGGAAGGAATCCGGCACCTGGGATATCCACTCTATTTTGGCAATGCCCTGGTGGTTTTTAAGGTGCTAGGGGCCCTGGTTCTGATCATCCCTTTCATACCGAAGCGCATCAAAGAGTGGGCATACGCCGGATTTTTCTTTGATTTTATCTTTGCCAGCATCAGTCACTTTGCCGTCGATGGCATGGATTTTCAATCCGTATTTCCGTTGTTCTTTCTGGCTTTCCTAATGGTGTCGTATTTTTCCTACCATCGATTAAATTCAGTCCAATAA
- a CDS encoding nuclear transport factor 2 family protein: MTIIAIAESFLQLAGHGKVKEAFGQYVAPDFIHHNQYFQGSREALLLAMEDAHRNSPNKSIEIKYSYQDGDTVITHSLVIKQDIEIAVVHIFRFAGNKIKELWDLGQVIDKHSPNENGLF, from the coding sequence ATGACCATCATCGCTATCGCCGAATCCTTCCTGCAATTGGCCGGGCACGGAAAAGTAAAGGAGGCATTTGGCCAATATGTAGCACCTGACTTTATTCACCACAATCAATATTTTCAGGGCAGCCGTGAGGCATTATTATTAGCAATGGAAGATGCGCACCGAAACAGCCCGAATAAATCCATTGAGATCAAATATTCCTACCAGGATGGTGATACGGTGATAACGCACTCGCTGGTAATAAAACAGGATATTGAAATCGCTGTCGTCCATATATTTCGCTTTGCCGGGAATAAGATCAAAGAACTCTGGGACCTGGGCCAGGTTATCGATAAGCATTCACCCAATGAAAATGGCCTGTTCTGA
- a CDS encoding KOW motif-containing protein: MADNQLKDGDYCRVIAGTHKGKSGYVRDINTSKTGHITITVLQENGDRFKTLGRSVEVIKSEKI, translated from the coding sequence ATGGCTGACAATCAATTGAAAGACGGGGACTATTGCAGGGTAATCGCCGGCACCCACAAAGGAAAATCCGGTTATGTCCGCGATATTAACACCAGCAAGACCGGACACATCACCATTACCGTTTTACAGGAAAACGGGGACCGGTTTAAGACGCTGGGGAGAAGTGTCGAAGTAATCAAATCAGAAAAAATATGA
- a CDS encoding SRPBCC domain-containing protein — protein MAGIYHNFPIRASSNNVFEAISTPEGLDRWWTKSSSGVCAEGQLFTFDFGPDYQWSAMVSEYIPNEVVEWTMQLADQDWAGTKVGFHLKQIDQVTEVRFYHNGWKSENEHFRISNYCWAMYLRILKRYLEYGESVPYEKRLNT, from the coding sequence ATGGCAGGCATTTACCATAACTTTCCAATTCGTGCTTCCAGCAACAATGTGTTTGAAGCCATTTCGACACCGGAAGGACTGGACCGTTGGTGGACCAAATCCTCATCGGGTGTATGCGCTGAAGGTCAATTATTCACATTCGATTTTGGTCCGGACTATCAATGGTCGGCCATGGTTTCTGAATATATTCCAAATGAAGTGGTTGAATGGACCATGCAATTGGCAGATCAGGATTGGGCCGGAACCAAAGTGGGGTTCCATCTGAAACAAATTGATCAGGTTACCGAGGTCCGGTTTTACCATAACGGATGGAAATCCGAGAATGAGCATTTTCGCATCTCAAATTATTGCTGGGCTATGTATTTGAGAATACTAAAAAGGTATCTTGAATACGGTGAATCTGTGCCTTATGAAAAACGACTCAATACCTAA
- a CDS encoding NAD(P)-dependent oxidoreductase — protein MTFQHKTAFITGASRGIGKAIAMKLASQGANIVIAAKTTEPHPKLEGTIYTAAEEIEAAGGRALAIKVDVREEAEVQSAVAQAVDHFGGIDIVINNASAIQLTPSEFTEMKRFDLMHQINYRGTFLVSKTCLPFLKKSSNPHILTLSPPLDLNPAFFAPHVAYTISKFSMSLCMLGLAGEYAEYGIACNTLWPETTIATAAVLNLLGGESMMQMSRTPEIVADAAAWILEQPSATYTGRFLIDTDVLKEAGMTDFSGYAMVPGTTTLMPDLFTPGYLKAMGGRGKHD, from the coding sequence ATGACCTTTCAACATAAAACCGCCTTCATCACCGGGGCCTCACGTGGTATCGGGAAGGCAATTGCTATGAAGCTGGCATCCCAAGGTGCCAACATCGTCATTGCCGCAAAAACAACGGAGCCCCATCCCAAGCTGGAAGGCACCATTTACACGGCTGCTGAGGAGATTGAAGCCGCCGGTGGCCGGGCATTGGCAATAAAGGTGGATGTGCGGGAAGAAGCGGAAGTCCAGTCGGCGGTAGCTCAGGCGGTGGACCATTTTGGAGGGATCGATATCGTCATTAACAACGCCAGCGCCATACAACTGACACCCAGTGAGTTTACCGAGATGAAGCGCTTTGACCTCATGCACCAGATCAACTACCGGGGTACTTTTTTGGTATCCAAGACTTGTCTGCCATTCCTGAAAAAAAGCTCCAATCCCCACATCCTGACGCTTTCGCCTCCGCTGGATCTTAATCCTGCCTTCTTTGCGCCGCATGTTGCCTATACCATCTCCAAGTTTTCCATGAGCCTGTGTATGCTGGGATTGGCGGGAGAGTACGCTGAATACGGGATCGCCTGCAATACCCTGTGGCCGGAAACCACCATAGCCACAGCTGCAGTCCTGAATTTACTGGGCGGTGAATCCATGATGCAGATGTCACGTACGCCAGAGATCGTGGCGGATGCTGCTGCCTGGATCCTCGAGCAACCTTCGGCAACGTATACCGGTCGTTTTCTCATCGACACCGATGTGCTCAAGGAAGCGGGAATGACTGACTTTTCCGGATATGCTATGGTTCCCGGCACCACCACCCTGATGCCGGATCTCTTCACACCCGGGTATCTTAAGGCCATGGGCGGCCGGGGCAAGCACGATTAA
- a CDS encoding Crp/Fnr family transcriptional regulator, with protein MGSPLKKIDSTVETNCLTCFSRSLSLFASLPREELILLNQNKKCIFFSRDEYLFRQGSWPLGLFALSHGKVKNVRVSANGDEHIFSLNKAVDFLGFYDFMGDQPYSFSCIALEPCQVCFIPRSYFLEMLQRQPAIAIKTLQAISKQFAQSIERSTNLQSKHMRGRMADTLLYLYELFDGANNDQMIRLHLKRSDFAALSEMNVANAIRTLSEFSKTGLVSMEEEVIRYLDLDGLRKTSALQ; from the coding sequence ATGGGATCACCTTTGAAGAAGATCGATTCAACCGTAGAGACCAACTGTCTCACTTGTTTTAGCAGGAGTTTATCGTTATTTGCTTCACTACCCAGGGAAGAGCTTATTCTGCTCAACCAGAATAAAAAATGTATTTTCTTCTCCAGGGATGAATACCTGTTCCGTCAGGGTAGCTGGCCTCTCGGCCTTTTTGCACTGTCTCACGGTAAGGTGAAGAATGTGCGGGTCAGCGCCAATGGGGATGAACATATCTTCTCTCTGAATAAGGCCGTTGACTTCTTGGGTTTTTACGATTTTATGGGTGATCAGCCCTATTCTTTCTCCTGCATTGCTCTGGAGCCTTGCCAGGTATGCTTTATCCCTCGTTCCTATTTTCTGGAAATGTTGCAACGTCAACCGGCCATTGCCATCAAGACGCTGCAGGCAATAAGTAAACAATTTGCCCAGTCCATCGAACGCTCGACCAATCTGCAGAGTAAACACATGCGGGGACGGATGGCCGACACCCTGCTTTACCTGTATGAACTGTTTGATGGTGCAAACAACGATCAAATGATCCGGCTGCACCTCAAGAGAAGTGATTTTGCTGCTTTGTCCGAGATGAACGTGGCCAATGCAATTCGCACTCTCTCCGAATTTTCCAAAACGGGGTTGGTCTCCATGGAAGAAGAGGTCATCCGTTACCTGGATCTGGACGGACTACGAAAAACCAGTGCTTTGCAGTAA
- a CDS encoding universal stress protein — MIKYLVPTDYSANSLDALQYAIQLANKQPSIIYLYHFYQIKEKAGMIMSFTERLQEENEMQLEDLVATVAHLTEENTRIEIKAKSGDAATLINWNAELHGVDYIVMGAQGETMDAQVSFGSTLGGVIKTTTTPILIIPPNYIGGIPKRILFAFRKLTTHAHEVIRPFRWMLSLCKAKLSVLHVVVSEEDTMDVELGDLFTHQAFHEVEIQSASLPAGVATYLENNPMDWVCMIKRNRGIFERLFTTNRFYKEDFSIPIPVLLVPEWTTTAE, encoded by the coding sequence ATGATCAAATATTTGGTCCCGACCGATTATTCAGCCAACTCGCTGGACGCGCTCCAATACGCCATTCAATTGGCTAATAAACAACCATCCATCATTTATCTCTACCATTTCTACCAGATCAAAGAAAAAGCTGGTATGATTATGTCGTTTACCGAACGGCTGCAGGAGGAGAATGAAATGCAGCTGGAGGATCTGGTGGCCACGGTCGCACACCTGACAGAAGAGAATACCCGCATCGAGATTAAGGCTAAATCGGGAGATGCAGCAACTCTGATCAACTGGAATGCAGAATTACACGGGGTGGATTATATTGTCATGGGTGCCCAGGGCGAGACCATGGATGCCCAGGTGAGTTTTGGCAGCACCCTGGGAGGGGTGATCAAAACCACGACAACCCCCATTCTGATCATTCCGCCTAATTACATCGGAGGTATACCAAAGCGTATTTTATTTGCTTTCCGCAAGCTGACTACACACGCACACGAGGTGATCCGGCCATTCCGCTGGATGCTCTCCCTCTGCAAAGCCAAATTATCAGTACTCCACGTTGTCGTAAGCGAGGAAGATACCATGGATGTTGAGCTCGGCGATCTGTTTACCCATCAGGCATTTCATGAAGTGGAGATCCAGTCTGCCTCCTTGCCGGCCGGAGTGGCCACGTATCTGGAGAATAATCCAATGGATTGGGTATGTATGATCAAACGCAACCGGGGTATCTTTGAGCGGCTATTCACCACCAATCGTTTTTATAAAGAAGATTTTTCAATTCCAATTCCGGTTTTACTGGTACCGGAATGGACGACAACCGCAGAATAA
- the ypdA gene encoding YpdA family putative bacillithiol disulfide reductase — MEIPGPTYDVVIIGGGPIGLACAIEARRRNLSHIILEKGVLVNSIYHFPVNMTFFSTSNLLEIGDVPFIAHADKPTRREALEYYRRVVEAWQLNLHVYEAVTGMYRLDEAHYAIVTGKSTYRGHAVIVATGFYDCANLMEIPGESLPKVKHYYDDPHPYIGQKVVVVGAANSACDVALETYYKGAEVTMVIREEQIRPNVKYWIRPNIENRIKEGSIKAYFNATLLEIREKDVDVMTPDGKITLENDWVLAMTGYHPNYEFLERIGIRLNRDEFQTPTCNPESLETNLPRVYVAGVICAGLQTNRLFIENSRVHAEMILNDILRKLKPGEA; from the coding sequence ATGGAAATACCTGGACCGACCTATGACGTCGTGATCATTGGGGGCGGGCCCATCGGGCTGGCATGTGCCATCGAAGCCAGGCGCAGAAATTTATCCCACATCATCCTGGAGAAAGGTGTTCTGGTCAATTCGATCTACCACTTCCCGGTTAATATGACCTTCTTCTCAACCTCCAATTTGCTGGAGATTGGGGATGTTCCCTTTATTGCACATGCCGATAAACCCACCCGCCGGGAAGCCCTTGAATACTATCGCCGGGTCGTAGAAGCCTGGCAACTAAATCTGCACGTTTATGAAGCGGTGACCGGCATGTATCGTCTGGATGAAGCGCATTATGCCATCGTGACTGGTAAATCCACTTACCGGGGGCATGCAGTGATCGTTGCTACGGGCTTCTACGACTGTGCCAATCTGATGGAAATTCCTGGTGAGTCACTGCCCAAAGTGAAACATTATTACGACGATCCACATCCTTACATTGGTCAAAAAGTGGTGGTCGTTGGCGCGGCCAATTCGGCCTGTGATGTGGCGCTGGAGACGTATTATAAAGGCGCGGAGGTGACCATGGTCATCCGGGAAGAGCAGATCCGTCCAAACGTCAAATACTGGATCCGGCCCAACATCGAAAACCGCATCAAGGAGGGATCGATCAAAGCATATTTCAACGCCACTTTGTTGGAAATCCGGGAAAAAGATGTCGATGTAATGACCCCGGATGGGAAGATCACGCTGGAGAATGACTGGGTGCTCGCCATGACCGGCTACCATCCGAATTATGAATTCCTGGAGCGAATCGGGATCCGTCTCAACCGGGATGAATTTCAGACGCCCACTTGCAATCCTGAAAGTCTGGAGACCAATCTCCCACGGGTTTATGTCGCTGGTGTTATATGTGCCGGACTACAGACCAACCGGCTCTTTATCGAAAACAGCCGGGTACACGCTGAGATGATCCTGAACGATATCCTGCGCAAGTTAAAACCCGGGGAAGCATGA
- a CDS encoding HAD family hydrolase, whose product MKHAYHLIIFDCDGVLVDSEPIANRIFAEEVRSLGYPLSDEEARREFPGTSLAYCINYTERKFGIKLPEDLGLIYRQKSFEAFTRELEAVPGIPELIHALTIPYCVASNGPMHKMEHNLRIVSLYDRFAGKLFSAYEIDQFKPEPGLFLYAAAQMGAEPSRCLVIEDSIHGIQAALSAGMDIWAYSHDHNEQEFQEAGARTFRSIKAMQDAL is encoded by the coding sequence ATGAAGCATGCCTACCACCTCATCATCTTCGACTGTGACGGCGTGCTGGTAGACAGTGAGCCCATCGCCAACCGCATCTTTGCGGAAGAGGTGCGCAGCCTGGGATATCCACTAAGTGACGAAGAAGCGCGACGCGAATTTCCCGGCACCTCGCTGGCCTATTGCATCAATTATACCGAGCGTAAATTTGGCATCAAACTGCCGGAAGACCTGGGCCTCATTTACCGTCAAAAATCATTTGAGGCTTTTACCCGGGAGTTGGAGGCAGTGCCTGGTATTCCGGAGCTGATCCATGCTCTGACCATACCCTACTGCGTGGCGTCGAATGGACCCATGCATAAGATGGAGCATAACCTGCGTATTGTAAGCTTGTACGATCGCTTTGCCGGCAAGCTTTTCAGCGCCTATGAGATTGACCAGTTTAAGCCGGAGCCCGGATTGTTCTTGTATGCGGCCGCACAGATGGGTGCCGAACCGTCTCGTTGCCTGGTAATCGAAGACAGCATCCATGGCATACAGGCAGCCCTCTCCGCAGGCATGGATATTTGGGCTTACAGCCATGATCACAATGAACAGGAGTTTCAGGAGGCTGGCGCCAGGACCTTTCGAAGTATTAAGGCGATGCAGGATGCACTGTAG